From Clarias gariepinus isolate MV-2021 ecotype Netherlands chromosome 2, CGAR_prim_01v2, whole genome shotgun sequence, one genomic window encodes:
- the slc6a19a.1 gene encoding solute carrier family 6 member 19a, tandem duplicate 1, with the protein MKLPNPGLEERIPSHDDLEDMEKVQAKDRPQWDNKAQYMLTCVGFCVGLGNVWRFPYLCQSHGGGAFMIPFLLLLVLEGIPLLHLEFAIGQRLRKGSIGVWRSISPYLTGLGIASMLCSSIVGLYYNTIIAWVMWYFFNSFQDPLPWTQCPLNENRTDVVSECGRSSSVEYFWYRETLNISTSIEDSGGLQWWMVLCLIAAWAVLWICCIRGIETTGKAVYVTSTLPYLVLTIFLIRGLTLKGSIDGIKFLFTPDVKELLNPSTWLDAGAQVLFSFSVAFGGLISFSSYNPVHNNCEKDSVIISIINGMTSVYSATVIYCIIGFQATEKYEECLGRNILALINTFELPDGNITESNYDEVVQVLNSTSPSIIQKLSLETCDLQTFLSQGVEGTGLAFIVFTEAITKMPISPLWAVLFFIMLFSLGLSTMFGHVEGAVRPLQDLNVLPKTWSKSVLTGLTCLVSFIIALVFVQSSGNYWLALFDGFAASIPLLVVALCELLAMVYIYGIDRFNKDMEFMVGHKPNIFWQATWRVLSPLILFVILVFYLIKTVSTKPTYIVWDPDSPGFPALAEVAYPDWISGIIFILAGIPCLCIPGVALFMIIWKRYCKRHSEKSSLSIISDKVPMSIKTP; encoded by the exons ATGAAGCTGCCAAACCCAGGTCTGGAGGAACGGATCCCATCCCACGATGATCTAGAGGATATGGAGAAGGTTCAGGCTAAAGACCGTCCTCAGTGGGACAATAAAGCTCAGTACATGCTCACCTGTGTGGGGTTCTGTGTGGGACTGGGGAACGTCTGGAGGTTCCCTTACCTGTGTCAGAGCCATGGCGGAG GAGCATTCATGATCCCGTTCCTTCTGCTTCTGGTTCTGGAGGGAATTCCTCTCCTGCATCTGGAGTTTGCCATCGGACAGAGACTGAGGAAGGGCAGCATTGGGGTCTGGAGGTCCATCAGCCCTTACCTTACTGGGCTTG GTATTGCCTCCATGCTGTGTTCCTCCATAGTGGGTCTGTACTACAACACCATCATAGCCTGGGTCATGTGGTACTTCTTCAACTCGTTCCAGGACCCACTGCCATGGACCCAGTGCCCCTTAAATGAAAACAGAACAG ACGTGGTGTCGGAATGTGGCCGCAGTTCCTCTGTGGAATATTTCTGGTACAGAGAGACTCTGAACATCTCAACCAGCATTGAGGACTCAGGCGGATTGCAGTGGTGGATGGTGCTGTGTCTGATCGCAGCATGGGCGGTTCTCTGGATCTGCTGCATTCGAGGCATTGAAACCACTGGAaag GCCGTTTACGTCACATCCACTCTCCCCTACCTGGTCCTCACCATCTTCCTGATCCGAGGACTGACCCTCAAAGGCTCCATTGATGGGATCAAATTCCTCTTCACTCCTGAT GTGAAAGAGTTGCTGAACCCTTCCACCTGGCTGGATGCAGGTGCTCAGGTGTTGTTCTCCTTTTCAGTTGCTTTTGGAGGACTCATCTCATTCTCCAGCTACAACCCAGTGCA CAACAACTGTGAAAAGGATTCAGTGATAATCTCTATCATAAATGGAATGACCTCGGTATATTCAGCTACAGTCATCTACTGCATCATTGGCTTTCAAGCCACAGAAAAATATGAGGAATGTCTAGGAAG AAACATTTTGGCCCTCATAAATACATTTGAACTTCCAGATGGGAACATTACAGAGAGTAACTATGATGAAGTTGTACAGGTTCTCAACAGCACATCACCATCAATCATTCAGAAGCTCAGTCTGGAGACCTGTGACTTGCAGACTTTCCTCAGTCAG GGAGTAGAAGGTACTGGTCTGGCCTTCATCGTGTTCACAGAGGCCATCACCAAGATGCCCATTTCTCCACTGTGGGCAGTGCTGTTCTTCATCATGCTCTTCTCTCTGGGACTTTCCACCATGTTTGGCCATGTTGAAGGGGCTGTAAGGCCTCTGCAGGACCTGAATGTTTTACCCAAGACTTGGTCAAAATCTGTTTTAACAG GTCTGACATGTCTGGTCTCCTTCATCATTGCCCTTGTGTTTGTGCAGTCTTCTGGAAACTACTGGCTAGCGCTGTTTGATGGGTTTGCAGCATCTATTCCGCTGCTCGTAGTAGCCCTGTGTGAGCTCCTTGCAATGGTTTACATCTACGGCATTGACAG GTTTAATAAAGACATGGAGTTCATGGTTGGTCATAAACCCAACATCTTCTGGCAGGCTACCTGGAGAGTCCTCAGTCCTCTCATCCTCTTTGTCATCCTTGTTTTCTACCTTATAAAAACTGTTAGCACAAAGCCAACCTACATTGTCTGGGACCCTGACTCG CCGGGTTTCCCAGCACTGGCTGAAGTGGCTTATCCTGACTGGATCAGCGGCATTATATTCATCCTGGCTGGAATTCCGTGTCTCTGTATTCCTGGAGTGGCTCTCTTTATGATTATATGGAAGCGTTATTGTAAAAGACATTCAGAAAAATCAAGCCTTAGCATCATATCTGATAAAGTGCCCATGAGCATAAAAACACCATGA
- the slc6a18 gene encoding inactive sodium-dependent neutral amino acid transporter B(0)AT3 produces MEDRGAEEETKERPKWDNKVQYLLTCIGFAVGLGNVWRFPYLCQIYGGGAFLIPYLIALVFEGLPLLYLELAIGQSLRKGSIGVWSSISPYLGGVGMASMVVSFLVGMFYNTILAWVLWYFFNSFQDPLPWSQCPLNENQTEYVWECVMGTPVNYFWYRETLNISPNIESSGSLQWWMVVCVATAWAVVYICFIRGIETIGKAVYVTATFPYLVLTIFLIQALTLPGATDGLEYLFTPDWQVLLNPQVWLDAATQIFFSLSLAFGGLIAFSSYNPIQNNCERDALLVGCINSLTSLYASIPIFSILGFKATTNNNNCIQSNILKLTNEFDFSDQNITLSNYNDWLSYLNSSYPDQVTSLDLRHCDLKRFLDQSASGTGLAFIVFTEAVTSMPASQVWAVLFFIMLFSLGLSSMFGNLEGVLTPLLDLNMVPKWIPKELFTAVICIISFLVALIFTMSSGNYWLEIFNSYVGSVPLLIIAFFEIIAVVGFYGMGRFSEDLEFMTGRKPNIFWRVCWLGISPVMLLVVLVAYVVIQVQVQPKYPAWNPGYDQFPEAEMKPYPDWVFAICVLLSALPVFPIPIVALYHLIRRFTHSHNRSHTHTQPKNPYGNTAYIPD; encoded by the exons atggaggacagaggagctgAGGAAGAAACCAAAGAGAGGCCCAAATGGGACAACAAAGTTCAGTATCTGCTCACGTGTATCGGATTTGCTGTGGGACTCGGAAATGTGTGGAGATTCCCGTATCTGTGCCAGATTTACGGAGGAG gtgcaTTTCTAATCCCATATCTGATTGCACTGGTGTTTGAGGGATTACCTCTGCTCTACCTGGAGCTGGCGATTGGACAGAGTCTCCGTAAGGGAAGCATCGGAGTGTGGAGCTCCATCTCACCCTACCTGGGTGGAGTCG gcatggCGTCGATGGTGGTCTCGTTCCTTGTAGGAATGTTCTATAACACCATCCTGGCCTGGGTCCTGTGGTACTTCTTTAATTCCTTCCAGGATCCATTGCCATGGTCACAGTGTCCTCTAAATGAAAACCAGACAG AGTAcgtgtgggagtgtgtgatgGGGACGCCTGTGAATTATTTCTGGTACCGTGAGACACTGAACATCTCTCCGAACATCGAGTCGAGCGGCTCGCTGCAGTGGTGGATGGTGGTGTGTGTCGCTACCGCCTGGGCCGTCGTCTACATCTGCTTCATCCGCGGCATCGAGACCATCGGAAAG GCGGTGTATGTAACAGCTACATTTCCTTACCTGGTGTTAACAATTTTTCTCATACAAGCTCTTACACTTCCTGGAGCCACCGACGGACTGGAGTACCTTTTTACACCAGAC tggcaGGTCCTGTTAAACCCTCAGGTGTGGTTAGATGCTGCCACTCAGATCTTCTTCTCTCTATCTCTGGCGTTCGGAGGCCTCATCGCCTTCTCCAGCTACAACCCCATACA gaatAACTGTGAGCGAGACGCTTTGCTGGTGGGCTGCATTAACAGTCTCACGTCGCTCTACGCCTCCATTCCTATTTTCTCCATTCTGGGATTCAAAGCTactacaaacaacaacaactgcatCCAGAG TAACATCCTCAAACTAACCAACGAGTTCGACTTCTCTGATCAGAACATCACCCTGAGTAACTATAACGACTGGCTGTCCTACCTCAACAGCTCCTATCCTGATCAGGTTACTTCCCTGGATCTGAGACACTGCGATCTGAAGAGGTTTCTGGATCAG AGTGCATCAGGAACGGGTTTGGCCTTCATCGTGTTCACAGAGGCGGTGACCTCCATGCCTGCGTCCCAGGTGTGGGCTGTCCTCTTCTTCATCATGCTCTTCAGCCTCGGCCTGTCCTCCATGTTCGGCAACCTGGAGGGTGTCCTCACTCCGCTGCTCGACCTGAACATGGTGCCGAAGTGGATTCCTAAAGAACTCTTCACTG ctgTAATCTGTATCATATCGTTCCTGGTGGCTCTGATCTTCACCATGAGCTCAGGAAATTACTGGCTGGAGATTTTTAACAGTTACGTCGGCTCCGTCCCGCTCCTCATCATCGCCTTCTTTGAAATCATCGCTGTGGTCGGCTTCTATGGAATGGGACG CTTTAGTGAGGATCTGGAGTTTATGACGGGGCGAAAGCCCAACATATTCTGGCGTGTGTGCTGGTTGGGGATCAGTCCTGTGATGCTGCTGGTGGTACTGGTGGCATACGTGGTGATTCAGGTGCAGGTGCAACCCAAGTACCCCGCCTGGAACCCAGGATAC gACCAGTTCCCTGAAGCGGAGATGAAGCCGTATCCCGACTGGGTGTTTGCGATCTGCGTGCTGCTCTCGGCTCTGCCGGTGTTTCCCATCCCCATCGTAGCGCTCTATCACCTCATCAGACGCTTCACACACTCCCACAAccgctcgcacacacacacacagcccaagAACCCATACGGCAACACCGCCTACATACCAGACTGA